A DNA window from Centropristis striata isolate RG_2023a ecotype Rhode Island chromosome 10, C.striata_1.0, whole genome shotgun sequence contains the following coding sequences:
- the LOC131978752 gene encoding trace amine-associated receptor 13c-like, giving the protein MEPQQGAELCFPQLNSSCRKPSLPQKEALLVYVLLSSISLLTVALNLLVIISISHFRQLHTPTNLLLLSLATSDLLVGLLLMPVEIIYIEACWFLGDVACTMYYVVDYIITTASVANMVLISVDRYIAICDPLHYSAKVTKKRAQVCVCLCWIWAVCFRLLLMSDHLKQPGRSISCSGECVVVINYISGVADLVFTFIIPIAVIIVLYLRVFVVAVSQARAMRSHIAGQAAQRSGAPKKMEMKAARTLGIVILVFLFCFCPYYYPALAGEDTSIDASAADFEIWLAHFNSCLNPVIYAFFYPWFRKSIRLILTLQILKPGSSDTQIL; this is encoded by the exons ATGGAGCCTCAGCAGGGAGCCGAGCTCTGCTTCCCTCAGCTGAACTCCTCCTGCAGGAAGCCGTCGCTGCCCCAGAAGGAGGCCCTGCTGGTCTACGTGCTGCTGTCCTCCATCTCTCTGCTCACCGTCGCTCTCAACCTGCTCGTCATCATCTCCATCTCACACTTCAG GCAGCTCCACACCCCCACcaacctgctcctcctctccctcgccACCTCCGACCTCCTGGTTGGCCTCCTGCTCATGCCCGTCGAGATCATCTACATCGAGGCGTGCTGGTTCCTCGGCGACGTGGCGTGCACGATGTACTACGTGGTCGACTACATCATCACGACGGCGTCCGTCGCCAACATGGTGCTCATATCTGTCGACCGCTACATCGCCATCTGTGACCCTCTGCACTACTCCGCTAAGGTCACAAAGAAACGGGCTCAGGTCTGCGTGTGCCTGTGCTGGATCTGGGCCGTGTGCTTCCGGCTGCTCCTCATGAGCGACCACCTGAAGCAGCCGGGCCGCTCCATCAGCTGCTCGGGAGAGTGCGTGGTCGTCATCAACTACATCTCCGGGGTGGCCGACCTCGTCTTCACCTTCATCATCCCCATCGCTGTGATCATCGTGCTGTATCTGAGGGTGTTTGTGGTGGCCGTGTCCCAGGCCAGAGCCATGAGGTCTCACATCGCAGGTCAGGCGGCTCAGCGTTCGGGCGCCCCGAAGAAGATGGAGATGAAGGCGGCGAGGACTCTGGGCATCGTCATCCTGGTGTTTCTGTTCTGCTTCTGTCCTTATTACTACCCGGCGCTGGCGGGCGAGGACACGTCCATAGACGCGTCGGCGGCGGACTTTGAGATCTGGCTGGCTCACTTTAACTCGTGTCTGAACCCCGTCATCTACGCCTTCTTCTACCCCTGGTTCAGGAAGTCCATCAGACTGATCCTGACCCTGCAGATCCTGAAGCCCGGCTCCTCCGACACTCAGATACTATAG
- the LOC131978631 gene encoding trace amine-associated receptor 13c-like has product MSVWESSVAWVANTLQSEFCQSAPSDHTLTVLTEGFIRFIKGECFGSRNKADNCCFTNSGEMLSLALCTPAIIRPGGSRPHYIRGEGLESVMNMQRKRDVSVTVEKWAGWLEIETMEEAELCFPQLLNSSCRRPEPPHFDTVLIYLLLSFIALFTAALNLLVIISISHFRQLHTPTNLLLLSLAVSDFLVGLFGIPVEILMMQTCWMLGDLMCSLYYLFAVIIISASVGNMVLISVDRYVAICDPLHYPTKVTQKVVGIFVSLCWICSTIYGIIVSNENLKHPGRYKSCYGECTVTILGLFDLIVNFIIPIALIIVLYMRVFVVAVSQARAMRSHTATVSLQHSKTVKVKRSELKAARTLGILVVVFLVCYSPLYCISLTGHNVLIESSTKVIMAFLMYSNSCLNPVIYAFFYPWFKKTIRLVVTFQILQPDSCETQIL; this is encoded by the exons ATGTCCGTGTGGGAGTCCAGTGTGGCCTGGGTGGCAAACACACTCCAGTCTGAGTTTTGTCAGTCTGCTCCCTCTGACCACACTTTGACGGTCCTCACTGAAGGTTTTATACGTTTCATCAAAGGTGAGTGCTTTGGCAGTAGGAACAAGGCAGATAACTGCTGTTTTACAAATTCTGGAGAGATGCTTAGCCTAGCGTTGTGCACGCCCGCCATCATCAGGCCCGGAGGTTCAAGACCACATTACATCAGAGGGGAAGGGCTTGAGAGTGTAATGAACATGCAGAGGAAAAGAGACGTCAGTGTCACCGTGGAGAAATGGGCAGGATGGTTGGAG ATTGAGACGATGGAAGAGGCTGAACTCTGTTTTCCACAGCTCCTcaactcctcctgcaggagaccAGAGCCTCCTCACTTTGACACTGTGCTTATTTACCTTCTGCTGTCCTTCATCGCTCTGTTCACTGCAGCTCTCAACCTGCTGGTCATCATCTCCATCTCACATTTCAG GCAGCTCCACACCCCCaccaacctcctcctcctctctctggctgtctcagattttcttgtgggGCTCTTTGGGATACCGGTTGAAATCCTCATGATGCAGACCTGCTGGATGCTGGGTGACCTCATGTGTTCCTTGTATTAtctttttgctgttatcataaTCTCTGCCTCTGTGGGTAACATGGTGCTCATATCTGTTGACCGCTATGTTGCTATatgtgaccctctgcattacCCCACCAAAGTCACTCAAAAGGTTGTTGGAATATTTGTTTCCCTATGTTGGATTTGTTCTACTATTTATGGGATTATCGTATCAAATGAAAACCTGAAGCATCCAGGCAGATACAAATCCTGCTATGGAGAATGTACCGTTACCATTCTAGGACTTTTTGATCTTATTGTTAACTTCATTATTCCTATTGCTCTCATAATAGTTCTGTATATGAGAGTATTTGTGGTGGCTGTGTCTCAGGCTCGAGCCATGAGATCCCACACTGCAACTGTCTCACTCCAGCACTCTAAGACTGTAAAAGTTAAGagatctgagctgaaagcagccagaacTCTTGGTATTCTTGTAGTTGTGTTTCTGGTGTGTTATTCTCCATTATACTGCATCTCTCTCACAGGTCACAATGTCCTGATTGAGTCTTCAACTAAAGTCATCATGGCTTTTCTGATGTATTCTAACTCCTGCTTAAACCCCGTCATCTATGCCTTTTTCTACCCgtggtttaaaaaaactattagacTTGTTGTTACATttcagatactgcagcctgACTCCTGTGAAACTCAgatactgtga